One Micromonospora sp. WMMD812 genomic window carries:
- a CDS encoding DEAD/DEAH box helicase family protein, protein MTATFGMSEDETCRAFVLPALEASGWASEQIRPQFRINDGRLTPTPKRHAQDDPVIADYVLEYVPDVAVAVVEAKRWRIDANDGVEQARRYAAKLGLSFAYATNGRQIVEIDYSGATPAIRDIDRFPSPGELWARYVTDLQADSDVGRELLKSPYDHTLRNSDNTAKRPRYYQRVAVARTLAAVARGQKRILLVLATGTGKTMVALQTVAKLQRSHWIDGRKPRVLYLSDRSMLVDDPKDRYFLPVFGPDDVHKISGEPVQGRKIYFALYQALEKGDEEELFRRYDADYFDLVIVDECHRGSARDNSQWRRVLEHFAQATQIGMTATPISRKDADNLGYFGDPVYTYSLADGIEDGYLAPYRVRRVRLNVDMEGYQTVPGQRDQYGNEIPEGIYGPKDFERVMVILERTETAAQYVIDYLRSTAEDGKHGKTIVFCENNDHAARMRKDLFNAASAEVRSRHDYVVRITDADGPHGRALLDEFRKDDSDEPVIAVTSKLLNTGIDLPAVRNIVLFRRIGSMPEFKQTIGRGTRLCPEIGKGSFDIIDFVEATRLFNDPGFDGPPLRVVRDTADEQGRLVDSVPEAPDGGEVDPETVAEPEAEYVQAEGGTFDASRPDGVVDDPDVVDRIRSGGRRYVVSGVQVYKWGERRYQLDTDGRTMRLVTIQQWVHDRVLELDLAPDKLRSRWAAARSRREIMAILRKADVEAEELPAEFGSPDVDPIDLLLNVAWGLPLVSREERLYRFLHEHQEFLDSFQPQARQVLDEMLLKFAEYGSPQLKPETLAVRPFTDLGSVVELANRFGGAQPLHEAIDDLSRRLLEAS, encoded by the coding sequence GTGACAGCCACCTTCGGGATGAGCGAGGACGAGACCTGCCGGGCGTTCGTTCTCCCCGCCCTTGAAGCTTCCGGATGGGCAAGCGAGCAGATCCGGCCGCAATTCCGGATCAACGACGGCCGCCTGACACCGACGCCCAAGCGTCACGCCCAGGATGATCCTGTAATCGCCGACTACGTGTTGGAGTACGTGCCGGACGTTGCCGTCGCGGTCGTGGAGGCCAAGCGGTGGCGTATCGACGCCAACGACGGCGTAGAGCAGGCACGCCGGTACGCCGCGAAGCTGGGACTGTCCTTCGCCTACGCCACCAACGGTCGCCAGATCGTGGAGATCGACTACAGCGGGGCCACCCCGGCCATTCGCGACATCGACCGCTTCCCGTCCCCAGGAGAGCTGTGGGCCCGATACGTCACCGACCTGCAGGCAGACTCCGACGTCGGACGGGAACTACTGAAGTCGCCCTACGACCACACACTGCGGAACTCCGACAACACTGCAAAACGTCCGCGCTACTACCAGCGGGTGGCGGTGGCCCGTACGCTCGCGGCGGTCGCCCGCGGCCAGAAGCGGATCCTGCTCGTGCTGGCCACCGGGACAGGAAAGACCATGGTGGCGCTCCAGACGGTCGCCAAGCTACAGCGATCACACTGGATCGATGGGCGAAAGCCGAGGGTCCTGTACCTATCGGACCGCTCAATGCTCGTCGACGACCCGAAGGACAGATACTTCCTGCCGGTCTTCGGCCCAGACGACGTACACAAGATCAGTGGCGAACCGGTCCAGGGCCGGAAGATCTACTTCGCCCTGTACCAGGCGCTGGAGAAGGGTGACGAGGAGGAACTGTTCCGGCGCTACGACGCGGACTACTTCGACCTCGTGATCGTGGACGAGTGCCACCGGGGCAGCGCCCGAGACAACTCACAATGGCGCCGGGTGTTGGAGCACTTCGCCCAGGCGACGCAGATCGGCATGACGGCCACCCCAATCAGTAGGAAGGACGCCGACAACCTCGGCTACTTCGGCGATCCCGTCTACACCTACTCGCTGGCCGACGGCATCGAGGACGGCTATCTCGCGCCCTACCGAGTGCGGCGGGTCCGACTCAACGTGGACATGGAGGGATACCAAACCGTGCCGGGACAGCGGGACCAGTACGGCAACGAGATCCCCGAAGGGATCTACGGTCCGAAGGACTTTGAGCGCGTGATGGTCATCCTGGAACGCACGGAGACCGCGGCGCAGTACGTGATCGACTACCTGCGCTCGACCGCAGAAGACGGCAAGCATGGCAAGACCATCGTGTTCTGCGAGAACAACGACCACGCCGCGCGGATGCGTAAGGACCTGTTCAACGCCGCCTCGGCAGAGGTGCGCTCGCGTCACGACTACGTCGTCCGTATCACCGACGCCGATGGGCCGCACGGACGGGCGTTGCTTGACGAGTTCCGCAAGGACGACTCCGACGAACCGGTGATCGCTGTGACGTCCAAGCTTCTCAACACGGGCATCGATCTACCGGCCGTGCGCAACATCGTGCTGTTCCGCCGTATCGGCTCGATGCCAGAGTTCAAGCAGACCATCGGGCGTGGCACCCGCCTGTGCCCGGAGATCGGCAAGGGCTCCTTCGACATCATCGACTTCGTCGAAGCCACCCGGCTCTTCAACGACCCAGGGTTCGACGGACCGCCGCTACGAGTCGTTCGAGATACGGCCGATGAGCAGGGACGCCTGGTGGACAGTGTGCCGGAGGCGCCGGACGGCGGTGAGGTCGATCCAGAGACTGTGGCCGAGCCGGAGGCGGAGTATGTACAGGCGGAGGGCGGCACCTTCGACGCCTCACGGCCAGACGGGGTGGTGGACGACCCGGACGTGGTGGACCGCATCCGGTCCGGTGGCAGGCGCTATGTGGTAAGCGGCGTACAGGTGTACAAGTGGGGCGAGCGGCGCTACCAACTGGACACGGACGGCCGGACGATGAGACTGGTGACGATCCAGCAGTGGGTTCACGATCGCGTCCTGGAACTCGACCTGGCACCGGACAAACTGCGCTCTCGCTGGGCTGCCGCCAGGAGCCGGCGAGAAATCATGGCGATTCTTCGAAAAGCCGACGTCGAGGCCGAGGAGTTGCCTGCGGAGTTCGGCAGCCCGGACGTCGACCCGATCGATCTGTTGCTCAACGTCGCCTGGGGACTGCCCCTGGTCAGCCGCGAGGAGCGGCTGTACCGGTTCTTGCACGAGCACCAAGAGTTTTTGGACTCCTTCCAGCCACAGGCCCGGCAGGTGCTGGACGAGATGTTGCTTAAGTTCGCCGAGTACGGCTCGCCGCAGCTCAAGCCAGAGACCCTTGCGGTCCGGCCCTTCACCGACCTGGGATCGGTGGTGGAACTCGCGAACCGGTTCGGCGGCGCGCAACCTCTGCACGAGGCTATCGACGACTTGAGCAGGCGCCTCCTAGAGGCATCCTAA
- a CDS encoding class I SAM-dependent DNA methyltransferase: MASAKTGTTSRARLASIIKSARDTMRKDAGLNGDLDRLPQLSWLLFLKAFDQRVEQVGPMLNPDYRPTIEKPYRWPDWAPDRDFSGAELKTFVDGELIPYLAGLKNSAGNADDPRNVLSTIFQDVINRMQSGTLLRDLVNLVDQIHFDSSDDIHTMSFVYESILKEMRDAAGDSGEFYTPRPVNRFMVQQSFLKLGESILDPACGTGGFLVQAYEELRLLVETDTQRRQLQANLRGIEKKPLPYLLASMNMLLHGIEAPRLIRDNALLRMRDATAADRVDMVLTNPPFGGEEERSVVQKFPKGYQTQETSWLFLHAILDQLKRDGRCAIVLPNGSLSAAGDNSIGARIKKKLMKECNLHTIVRLPQGVFAPYTLIPSNLLFFEKGTPTQEVWFYEISPPDGRRGYTKTKPMRFEEFEPCVQWWGGEERRGREEGPHAWKISADDVERAGYNLDLTNPHEEVALAHRPPDELLSELVKTENEILSLLEEVKNKLRDS; encoded by the coding sequence ATGGCATCCGCGAAGACGGGCACCACATCGCGAGCGCGGCTCGCGTCCATCATCAAGTCGGCCCGCGACACCATGCGCAAGGACGCCGGCCTCAACGGCGACCTCGACCGGCTCCCCCAACTATCCTGGCTGCTGTTCCTCAAGGCGTTCGACCAGCGTGTCGAGCAGGTGGGGCCGATGCTGAACCCCGACTACCGGCCCACCATCGAAAAGCCGTACCGCTGGCCGGACTGGGCGCCAGACCGCGACTTCAGCGGCGCCGAGTTGAAGACATTCGTCGACGGGGAACTGATCCCCTACCTCGCCGGGCTCAAGAACAGCGCCGGCAACGCCGATGATCCGCGCAACGTCCTGTCGACCATCTTCCAGGACGTCATTAACCGGATGCAGTCGGGAACTCTGCTGCGGGACCTGGTGAATCTGGTAGATCAGATCCACTTTGACTCGTCGGACGACATCCACACCATGTCATTCGTATACGAGTCGATTCTCAAGGAGATGCGCGACGCGGCCGGCGACTCCGGCGAGTTCTACACCCCCCGCCCCGTGAACCGCTTCATGGTGCAACAGTCTTTCCTCAAACTGGGCGAGTCGATCCTAGACCCGGCCTGCGGCACGGGGGGCTTCCTGGTGCAGGCATACGAGGAACTTCGACTACTGGTCGAGACAGACACCCAACGCAGGCAACTACAGGCAAATCTGCGAGGCATCGAGAAGAAGCCGCTGCCGTACCTGCTGGCCAGCATGAACATGCTGCTGCATGGCATCGAAGCACCGCGCCTCATTCGGGACAACGCGCTACTGCGGATGCGCGATGCAACGGCGGCGGACAGGGTCGATATGGTGCTGACCAATCCGCCGTTCGGCGGTGAGGAGGAACGCTCGGTCGTCCAAAAGTTCCCGAAGGGCTACCAGACCCAGGAGACGTCGTGGCTATTCCTCCACGCGATCCTAGATCAATTGAAGCGAGACGGCCGCTGCGCAATAGTCCTACCGAATGGCAGCCTCTCTGCCGCCGGCGATAACAGCATCGGCGCCCGTATCAAGAAGAAGCTGATGAAGGAGTGCAACCTGCACACCATCGTTCGGCTACCGCAGGGCGTCTTCGCACCATACACCCTGATCCCATCGAACTTGCTGTTCTTCGAGAAGGGGACACCAACACAGGAGGTCTGGTTTTACGAAATCTCGCCACCGGACGGCCGACGCGGCTACACCAAGACCAAACCAATGCGGTTCGAGGAGTTCGAACCCTGTGTCCAATGGTGGGGTGGCGAAGAACGCCGAGGACGCGAGGAGGGACCCCACGCGTGGAAAATCTCCGCAGACGACGTCGAGAGGGCTGGCTACAATCTCGACTTGACTAATCCCCACGAGGAAGTTGCCTTGGCCCATCGCCCGCCAGACGAACTCCTGTCGGAGCTGGTTAAGACAGAGAACGAGATTCTCAGCCTACTCGAAGAGGTCAAGAATAAGCTGAGGGATAGTTAA
- a CDS encoding nucleotidyl transferase AbiEii/AbiGii toxin family protein, which produces MTERYRSASALRRALETRLSQEATDTGTDLARRRRLVVFDRVAARLSADPTGGWILKGGAALEFRLLSKARATKDMDLAACPDGGPGLDGREVRDLLIDALALDEDGDGFLFQVSPPTPLTADTAGRSGWRFSIESRLAGRTFATVRIDVVMRSEEISRLERLSLPNMLAFAGTPHREIQAVDRRQHFAEKIHAFTRDYGGRPNTRVKDLVDLVLLIESGLAADAAVASTPYGTSSRYGRRTRSRTRFPTRLRPGRTPTPTWPRA; this is translated from the coding sequence ATGACCGAAAGGTACCGGAGTGCGAGCGCGCTGCGCCGGGCCCTCGAGACGCGACTCAGCCAGGAGGCAACCGACACCGGCACCGATCTGGCACGGCGACGCCGCCTCGTCGTCTTCGACCGCGTCGCCGCCCGTCTCTCGGCCGACCCTACCGGCGGCTGGATACTCAAAGGCGGTGCCGCTCTGGAGTTCCGCCTTCTCAGCAAGGCCCGCGCCACCAAAGACATGGACCTCGCCGCCTGCCCGGACGGCGGTCCAGGGCTAGACGGCCGGGAGGTACGAGACCTCCTCATCGACGCGCTCGCGCTCGATGAGGATGGTGATGGATTCCTCTTCCAGGTGTCTCCGCCCACTCCGTTGACGGCGGACACCGCCGGCCGCAGCGGCTGGCGCTTCTCCATCGAGAGTCGGCTAGCGGGGCGGACCTTTGCCACCGTACGCATCGACGTCGTTATGCGTAGTGAGGAAATCTCTCGCCTCGAGCGGCTCTCCTTGCCCAACATGCTGGCATTCGCCGGAACGCCGCACAGGGAAATCCAAGCCGTGGACCGCCGCCAACACTTCGCGGAGAAGATCCACGCATTCACCCGAGACTACGGAGGCCGCCCCAACACCCGCGTCAAGGACCTCGTGGACCTGGTCCTGCTCATCGAGAGCGGATTGGCAGCGGACGCGGCCGTGGCGTCAACGCCGTACGGCACGTCTTCGCGGTACGGGCGACGCACCCGGTCCCGGACACGCTTCCCGACCCGCCTCCGGCCTGGGCGGACACCTACCCCGACATGGCCGAGGGCCTGA